The Amycolatopsis endophytica genome includes the window GGCCAGCATCGGGAACCGCTCCGGATCCAGGAACCGCCGCATCGCATCGGCGAAGTCCGCATCCGCTTCGAGCCCGGTGATGCCGGCCTCGCGCTGCGCCTCCGCCATGTCCAGCGAGATCCGCGCGAGCTCGCGCACCGCGCCGTCCAGGAAGGTCATCGCCCAGATCATCTCGGCACCGGTCAGGCCGAGCCCCGAGATCGCCCGCATCCCCGCCTCCATCCAGGCCAGCTGCCGGGGCCCGGAGGGCGGGCCGCTGATCCGGACCCGCAACATCCACGGGTGCCGCAGGTGGAACTGCCACACCGCGCGCACCCACGCCGCGACCTCGGCGCGCCAGTCCTCGCCCGCGGGCTCCGGCGGCGCTTCCTCGGCCCCGTAGTCGACCATCAGCTCGATCAGCTG containing:
- a CDS encoding TetR/AcrR family transcriptional regulator; amino-acid sequence: MAVKDERTAMTAERTRTLELLWGGGERPTRGPKPALSVDKIVRAAIDLADAEGIGAVSMQRVAAAVGKTTMSLYRYVSGKDQLIELMVDYGAEEAPPEPAGEDWRAEVAAWVRAVWQFHLRHPWMLRVRISGPPSGPRQLAWMEAGMRAISGLGLTGAEMIWAMTFLDGAVRELARISLDMAEAQREAGITGLEADADFADAMRRFLDPERFPMLAATVAEGTFDPDAEDAGILPDLEFGVERLLDGLEAYARDRKP